The following proteins are encoded in a genomic region of Alteromonadaceae bacterium 2753L.S.0a.02:
- a CDS encoding surface antigen-like protein, which yields MIPTLRFSFVLSIILLTANARALPDLFTDPDDGMFDISQFLLDYPLGVLPVPVIVTEPAIGEGAGVAALFFHDNDQQQSSTPSQEEVPPSVSALVGIYTNKDSWIVGGGHIGHYKNDDLRYVGALGAASLNLDFYGVGKDSDAGLSFNIKAKLISQEVLFRLGSSNWFLGADYTFATLVNKFDLEIPGIPPLELESNNASASAVVLYDSLDNTYSPNRGLKIKWEYAFFNEAVGGDFDYQQLNARNQVHVPLTKHFILGLRLDGQFADGEVPFYAAPYIDMKGIPAMRYQDLNVLNGEARLTWLATQRWHFNVFSGGGWAAENFDEIFDSSPKNAYGIGMRYLAAKAIGLSTGFDIAKGPEDTVFYLGFGRNF from the coding sequence GTGATACCAACACTGCGTTTTTCATTCGTTCTCAGCATTATCCTGCTTACCGCCAACGCCCGAGCCCTGCCGGATTTGTTTACCGATCCCGACGACGGCATGTTCGATATCAGCCAGTTCCTCCTGGATTACCCACTCGGCGTGCTGCCGGTGCCGGTGATTGTTACCGAACCCGCGATCGGCGAAGGTGCCGGTGTGGCTGCCTTGTTTTTCCACGACAATGACCAACAGCAAAGCTCCACCCCTTCACAGGAGGAGGTGCCGCCCAGCGTTTCAGCCTTGGTGGGTATTTACACCAACAAAGACAGCTGGATAGTCGGCGGCGGCCATATCGGCCATTATAAAAACGACGATTTGCGCTACGTGGGTGCGCTGGGTGCGGCAAGTTTGAATCTGGATTTCTACGGGGTTGGTAAAGACAGCGACGCTGGCCTCTCTTTTAATATCAAAGCAAAACTCATTTCGCAGGAAGTGCTATTCCGGCTAGGTTCCAGCAACTGGTTTTTGGGGGCAGACTACACCTTTGCAACACTGGTGAATAAATTTGATCTGGAAATTCCCGGCATTCCCCCACTGGAATTGGAATCCAACAACGCTTCGGCGAGCGCGGTGGTACTTTACGACTCGCTCGACAACACCTACTCGCCCAATCGCGGCTTGAAGATCAAGTGGGAATACGCCTTCTTTAACGAAGCCGTAGGCGGCGATTTTGATTACCAACAATTGAACGCCCGCAACCAAGTGCATGTACCCCTTACCAAGCATTTTATTCTGGGTTTGCGGCTCGATGGTCAATTCGCCGATGGCGAAGTGCCGTTTTATGCAGCGCCCTACATCGATATGAAAGGCATACCGGCGATGCGCTATCAGGATTTAAACGTGTTAAACGGTGAAGCGCGCCTCACCTGGCTGGCAACCCAACGCTGGCATTTCAATGTGTTTAGCGGTGGCGGCTGGGCAGCGGAAAACTTCGATGAAATCTTCGACAGCAGCCCCAAAAATGCTTACGGCATCGGCATGCGCTATCTCGCCGCGAAAGCGATTGGCTTGTCCACCGGCTTTGATATTGCCAAGGGGCCGGAAGATACCGTGTTTTATCTGGGCTTCGGGCGCAATTTTTAA
- a CDS encoding alpha-L-glutamate ligase-like protein, with translation MLRLISPKRLRQLGIVGMNKRNFVYIAQNNPRHLYPRVDDKLKTKLLCEQHNIAVPHLFGVCSVQSHVRQLADFLKDDTQFCIKPAKGSGGKGILVVTGRDAENFLKPSGKAVTPEELCRHVSNILSGLFSLGGKPDVAIIEDLVQFTDDFNGFSFEGVPDVRVIVYQGYPVMAMTRLSTHASDGKANLHQGAVGVGIDIATGRALKAVQHARSITHHPDTERALSELVVPHWQAVMELAARSYEVTELGYLGADIVLDRNRGPLLLELNARPGLAIQVANGKGLEPRIRLAAAESDKGRKSVAERVAFSREHIAPL, from the coding sequence ATGCTGCGCTTAATCTCGCCAAAGCGCCTGCGCCAACTGGGCATCGTGGGCATGAACAAGCGCAATTTTGTGTATATCGCGCAGAATAATCCCCGCCATCTCTACCCCCGCGTGGACGACAAGCTCAAAACCAAACTATTGTGTGAGCAACATAATATTGCTGTGCCGCATTTATTTGGCGTGTGCAGCGTGCAAAGCCACGTGCGGCAACTGGCAGACTTTCTCAAAGACGATACGCAATTTTGCATCAAGCCCGCCAAGGGCAGTGGTGGTAAAGGCATTCTGGTGGTGACCGGGCGCGACGCTGAAAATTTTCTGAAACCCAGTGGTAAGGCGGTCACCCCCGAGGAGCTGTGTCGCCATGTCTCCAATATTCTCAGTGGCTTGTTCAGCCTGGGCGGCAAGCCGGATGTTGCGATTATTGAAGACCTGGTGCAATTCACCGACGATTTCAACGGCTTCAGTTTCGAAGGCGTGCCCGATGTGCGGGTGATTGTGTACCAGGGCTACCCGGTGATGGCCATGACGCGCCTCTCTACCCATGCTTCCGACGGTAAGGCCAACCTGCACCAGGGCGCGGTGGGGGTCGGTATCGATATCGCCACCGGTCGCGCTTTGAAAGCCGTGCAACACGCCCGCAGTATTACCCATCACCCCGATACTGAGCGGGCCCTTTCGGAATTGGTGGTGCCGCACTGGCAAGCGGTGATGGAACTGGCGGCGCGCAGTTATGAAGTCACCGAGCTGGGTTATCTGGGTGCCGATATTGTGCTGGATCGCAATCGCGGCCCCTTGCTGCTGGAACTCAATGCGCGACCGGGGCTGGCGATTCAGGTGGCTAATGGCAAAGGCCTGGAGCCGCGCATTCGATTGGCAGCGGCAGAATCTGATAAGGGGCGTAAAAGTGTTGCAGAACGGGTGGCCTTTTCCCGCGAGCATATTGCGCCGCTGTGA
- a CDS encoding choloylglycine hydrolase → MINVKQSKLAQAVIAVSTAAMLATSTANACTRYITKTDHGTLVMRSADWAERLTAVAKVYPVNQQRESLGAQNYAKPASWTVKYHTVTIEEPLLFHNLAAEAMNDQGLSAQALYMGDSKPYTELHKDTGAPAVNQSDIVTFLAEKYATVAEVVAAHKAGEFQIAWADEMRNSGARHGLHYSVVDKSGAIALFQLNEGGVEKVWTGDSEGELRVMTNSPLQQYHVEYVKNFDLDNKPYGDNVPASISSLDRNLRMLWGSMHQNYSGLSYDETKARQQQVFDASVVVPHGIQDPSDNGSGSTYATWLTFQYNLDNGEFITRNLQTAKSITFNIDDTKSFTEVKCAKIVEQADANASEVSWGNCSQ, encoded by the coding sequence ATGATCAACGTAAAACAATCCAAACTCGCTCAAGCCGTTATTGCCGTTTCCACCGCAGCTATGCTGGCCACATCCACCGCCAACGCCTGCACCCGTTACATTACCAAGACCGATCACGGAACCTTGGTGATGCGATCCGCAGACTGGGCTGAACGACTCACCGCTGTCGCCAAGGTCTACCCTGTAAACCAGCAACGGGAATCTCTGGGTGCGCAGAATTACGCCAAGCCAGCCAGTTGGACGGTGAAATATCACACCGTAACCATTGAAGAGCCTTTGTTGTTCCACAACCTGGCGGCTGAAGCGATGAACGACCAGGGTTTATCGGCACAGGCACTCTACATGGGTGACAGCAAGCCCTATACCGAACTGCATAAGGACACTGGCGCACCCGCGGTAAATCAGTCTGATATCGTGACTTTTCTCGCTGAAAAATACGCAACGGTTGCCGAAGTGGTTGCAGCCCACAAAGCCGGTGAATTCCAGATTGCCTGGGCCGACGAAATGCGAAATTCCGGAGCCCGCCACGGCTTGCATTATTCAGTGGTGGATAAGAGCGGCGCGATTGCACTCTTCCAGCTCAACGAAGGCGGTGTGGAAAAAGTCTGGACCGGCGATTCCGAAGGCGAGTTGCGTGTGATGACCAACAGCCCTCTGCAGCAGTACCACGTTGAGTATGTGAAAAATTTTGATCTGGACAATAAGCCCTATGGCGATAACGTACCCGCCAGTATCAGCTCGCTCGACCGCAATCTGCGCATGCTCTGGGGCAGTATGCATCAGAACTACAGCGGGCTGAGCTATGACGAAACCAAGGCTCGTCAGCAGCAGGTGTTCGATGCTTCGGTGGTGGTGCCTCACGGCATTCAGGACCCCTCGGATAATGGCAGTGGTTCCACCTACGCGACCTGGTTAACCTTTCAGTACAACCTGGACAACGGGGAGTTCATCACCCGCAATCTGCAAACCGCCAAGAGCATTACCTTCAATATTGACGACACCAAATCGTTCACGGAGGTCAAATGTGCCAAGATTGTAGAGCAGGCCGATGCCAATGCCAGCGAGGTTAGCTGGGGCAATTGCAGTCAATAA
- a CDS encoding HNH/ENDO VII superfamily nuclease, which translates to MPAPEPPKPFYMKDMVDREIDRFAAQENPTQHDLNRVDVAAQVQHGLDRYRAQAANMSFDDFMNEKHRSKRLGKMMARAGEPRPSKRCDAHAIVSGGHRFSAVSRAVMAWCGMRIDDPHNGCWLPRGEEDKPHMPPHLRKAVVHNRIHRDAYYDWLRTVINRTSVKGTDDLIRVLRMVKTRLQSSTLPPRVIPPARNV; encoded by the coding sequence ATGCCCGCCCCAGAACCACCAAAACCTTTTTACATGAAAGATATGGTAGACCGTGAAATAGACCGGTTTGCAGCTCAAGAAAACCCCACCCAGCACGATCTAAACCGCGTAGATGTTGCCGCCCAAGTTCAGCACGGATTAGACCGCTATCGCGCACAAGCGGCGAATATGTCCTTTGACGATTTCATGAACGAGAAACACCGGTCAAAACGACTTGGTAAGATGATGGCTCGTGCCGGGGAGCCGCGACCTTCAAAGCGTTGTGATGCTCATGCTATTGTGAGTGGCGGTCATAGGTTTTCTGCGGTGTCTCGTGCGGTTATGGCTTGGTGTGGAATGAGGATAGATGATCCGCATAATGGTTGTTGGCTACCACGTGGCGAAGAAGACAAGCCACATATGCCACCACATTTGAGAAAAGCCGTTGTGCACAATCGCATTCATCGGGATGCTTATTATGATTGGTTGCGAACAGTGATCAACAGAACTTCTGTAAAAGGTACGGATGATTTAATTCGAGTCCTTAGAATGGTAAAAACAAGATTGCAAAGCTCAACCTTGCCACCACGAGTAATACCACCAGCAAGGAATGTTTAA
- a CDS encoding acid phosphatase (class A), whose protein sequence is MPNLRQIVILGALVLVAACASTTPVAQRPPTSIETVGLVKEGLSLPKGYLDPTDLPDSLALLPAPPQPGSAAMAADQAAFEQAMKASANRQQVARDDADLDWKAQASSFEAILGTSLSDGSKPHTEMLLRRAMVDAGLSTYRAKKHYKRTRPFVVNRVGTCLPEQEDMLRQDGSYPSGHTAFGWMLALVLTDLVPEKQNELLKRGYDYGQSRVVCRAHWLSDTTAARMMASATFARLQSNPVFIAQRELARQELAKTK, encoded by the coding sequence ATGCCCAATTTGCGACAAATCGTTATTCTGGGGGCCTTAGTGCTGGTGGCAGCTTGTGCCAGCACGACGCCTGTTGCGCAGCGTCCGCCGACCTCCATTGAAACGGTGGGTTTGGTAAAAGAGGGTTTAAGCCTGCCCAAAGGCTACCTCGACCCAACAGACCTGCCAGACAGTCTCGCCCTTCTGCCAGCTCCGCCCCAGCCGGGTTCAGCGGCCATGGCCGCCGACCAGGCGGCTTTCGAGCAAGCCATGAAAGCTTCCGCTAACAGGCAGCAAGTGGCCAGAGACGATGCCGATCTCGATTGGAAAGCGCAGGCGAGTTCCTTTGAGGCGATTCTCGGCACCTCACTCAGCGATGGCTCAAAACCGCACACCGAAATGTTGCTGCGGCGGGCCATGGTAGACGCGGGCCTATCGACCTATCGTGCCAAAAAACACTACAAGCGCACCCGGCCCTTTGTGGTCAACCGTGTTGGCACCTGCCTGCCCGAGCAGGAAGACATGCTCAGGCAGGACGGCTCTTACCCCTCGGGTCATACCGCGTTTGGCTGGATGCTGGCGCTGGTGCTCACCGATCTGGTGCCGGAAAAACAAAATGAACTGCTCAAGCGCGGTTACGACTATGGTCAGAGCCGCGTTGTGTGCCGCGCCCATTGGCTGAGCGATACCACCGCCGCGCGCATGATGGCCTCGGCGACTTTCGCACGCTTGCAATCAAACCCTGTATTTATTGCGCAGCGGGAACTGGCGCGACAGGAGCTGGCAAAGACGAAGTAA